In Poecilia reticulata strain Guanapo linkage group LG17, Guppy_female_1.0+MT, whole genome shotgun sequence, the following proteins share a genomic window:
- the ccl25a gene encoding C-C motif chemokine 25, with protein sequence MRFNTLFFLLILSCLCFTWAQVSYEDCCLKYVKNLANNVQKHAVNYRRQRTDGGCNIPAVIFIMRRGRKFCTDPNEKWVKELVLKIDEKNEKNEKKEKKHFRHPRRG encoded by the exons ATGCGGTTCAACACGCTGTTCTTCCTGCTGATTCTTTCTTGTCTCTGCTTCACATGGGCACAAG TGTCCTACGAGGACTGCTGCCTGAAGTATGTGAAGAATCTCGCCAACAACGTTCAAAAGCACGCAGTGAACTACAGACGCCAGAGAACAGATGGCGGCTGCAACATCCCTGCTGTAAT CTTCATCATGAGGAGGGGACGCAAGTTTTGCACAGACCCCAATGAGAAATGGGTCAAGGAGCTTGTGCTGAAGATTGACGAGAAGAATGAGAAGAatgagaagaaagagaaaaag CATTTTAGGCATCCAAGAAGAGGCTGA